Proteins encoded by one window of Esox lucius isolate fEsoLuc1 chromosome 4, fEsoLuc1.pri, whole genome shotgun sequence:
- the si:dkey-27i16.2 gene encoding uncharacterized protein si:dkey-27i16.2 has protein sequence MSTENFSDLEMELNDLLQEFADVVKELREPSQSVPYAYEQLLSQAKRRTGLGDEGSMVSDSGVEDTSDYSSEASLGNSLNTSEEELHTAGVLTPKARMGDTADLQRFIDSLDQELAEM, from the exons ATGTCCACAGAAAACTTTTCAG ACTTGGAGATGGAGCTAAATGATCTGCTCCAAGAGTTTGCTGACGTGGTTAAGGAGTTGAGAGAGCCTTCCCAAAGCGTCCCGTACGCATACGAGCAACTCCTGTCCCAGGCTAAACGGCGCACGGGGCTGGGAGACGAAGGCTCGATGGTCAGCGACAGCGGTGTGGAGGACACTAGTGACTATA GCAGCGAGGCGTCTTTAGGCAACAGTCTGAACACTAGTGAAGAGGAACTCCACACCGCAGGCGTCCTAACGCCCAAAG CCAGAATGGGAGACACTGCGGACCTGCAAAGATTCATCGACAGCTTGGACCAGGAACTCGCAG AGATGTGA
- the pcdh20 gene encoding protocadherin-20 encodes MNWAGFLQIVLVMVHLSPISCHGSVRISIPEEQDSGICVGSISSTFPPPYQLLTEDYIRMDKKTGDVFTTNHRLDRESLCPDQPQGEDCIIPQRTIVFVGLEETAVQLVVVVEDINDNTPVFDNTDIHKSVPENVAVGTSFLLDNQAVDRDTGRNAQLRYHLEGAAGFFTVKKDESEGTAILFLVVQKPLDRETLDLHEMTLVATDQGAVPLTATAALSVEVTDVDDNCPEFSPGSPQRVNITAGSRRGTAVAQVRATDPDLGFNAAITYALSPRVSDRAKELFTLNSQTGLISLRVDLHVDTASGGGEEVVLKVLASDPRGHCTPADTQVTASLLVTQQPSLKIRFLAEHRNQTIMLQENKPPTVLAILELPGDTSRFIGSSSLSIEGEEPFSLSPQNGKYLLSTSKPLDYEMKSEYHVSVVTCSGVGEPKTPGHFREVIRVLVVDVNDNAPQFLQSHYHLDVEENNPPGSSLLTVTASDADGQQNSRVTYRLVPTSHNEAAAIFRIDSVTGQLTASASLDREQRDVYTLSVLARDSGSPPLESTAMVTIRVLDQNDNAPVFLTPHFFFFIPEDVPPLAQVGKVGVLDADAGPNGEVEVRVLNGSVGPFIVDSAQGTLRCTAGLDRERQDRYELLLLATDNGRPSPLTSVARVTVFLEDVNDNRPKVVLPSSNLSCLPVSLATATGTMLTKIYAVDEDSGLNSEITYTVAAQEPPGSTSHHGGRSPFKLDARTGNVTLAQRLMGKDLGMHHLFIVVSDRGKPEPLHTTIWVNLLVNDTLEPCHLETTPTPQPYILSKTTSESSACNREADREGQAQQIFLIGLGMMGASLCMFLGTVILYLKQRKRSRRKPKDKVLVNGENQIPLRIQDQYYTGEML; translated from the exons ATGAACTGGGCTGGATTCCTTCAG ATTGTGCTGGTCATGGTCCATCTCAGCCCGATCTCGTGCCATGGTTCTGTCCGGATCTCCATTCCAGAGGAGCAGGATTCTGGCATATGTGTCGGGTCAATTAGTTCCACGTTCCCCCCACCATACCAGCTCCTGACTGAGGACTACATCAGGATGGACAAAAAGACAGGGGATGTGTTCACCACAAACCACAG GCTGGACCGGGAGTCTCTGTGTCCCGATCAACCCCAGGGGGAGGATTGCATCATCCCACAAAGGACCATTGTCTTCGTAGGTCTTGAGGAAACAGCTGTACAGCTTGTTGTAGTAGTTGAAGACATCAATGACAACACACCTGTCTTTGACAACACTGACATCCACAAGAGTGTTCCTGAAAATGTGGCCGTTGGGACCAGTTTCCTTTTGGACAATCAGGCAGTAGACAGAGACACGGGTCGCAATGCACAGCTGAGGTACCACCTAGAGGGCGCTGCTGGGTTTTTCACCGTCAAAAAAGATGAGAGCGAAGGGAcggccattttgtttttggttgtGCAAAAACCTCTGGATCGCGAGACGCTGGACCTTCACGAGATGACTCTAGTTGCCACGGACCAAGGGGCAGTCCCACTCACCGCCACCGCGGCTTTATCAGTCGAAGTGACCGACGTGGACGACAACTGCCCGGAGTTCAGCCCTGGCAGCCCCCAAAGGGTTAATATTACAGCGGGCTCACGCAGAGGCACAGCCGTAGCCCAGGTTAGAGCCACCGACCCGGACCTGGGCTTTAACGCTGCCATCACCTACGCCCTCAGCCCCAGGGTCTCCGACCGGGCCAAGGAGCTCTTCACACTGAACAGTCAGACCGGCCTGATCAGCCTTAGAGTGGACCTCCATGTTGACACTGCCAGTGGCGGCggagaggaggtggtgttgAAAGTGTTAGCCAGCGACCCCCGCGGGCACTGCACCCCTGCAGATACTCAGGTAACTGCATCGCTGCTGGTCACGCAACAGCCCAGCCTGAAGATCAGGTTCCTAGCCGAGCACAGAAACCAGACGATAATGTTACAGGAAAACAAGCCCCCCACCGTCTTGGCTATCCTAGAGCTGCCAGGGGATACGAGTCGTTTTATAGGCTCATCATCTCTGTCCATTGAAGGAGAGGAGCCGTTTTCTTTGAGCCCACAGAACGGCAAATACCTCCTATCGACATCAAAGCCCTTAGACTACGAGATGAAAAGTGAATATCATGTTTCTGTGGTAACGTGCAGTGGCGTCGGGGAGCCTAAAACTCCGGGTCACTTTAGGGAAGTGATCCGGGTGCTGGTTGTCGATGTGAATGACAACGCCCCGCAGTTTCTTCAGAGCCACTATCATTTGGATGTGGAGGAGAACAACCCACCCGGATCGTCTCTGCTGACAGTCACGGCATCGGACGCGGACGGCCAACAGAACAGCAGGGTCACGTACAGACTGGTTCCGACGTCACACAACGAGGCGGCGGCCATCTTTAGAATTGACAGCGTCACCGGTCAGCTGACAGCCTCGGCGTCTTTAGACAGGGAACAACGGGATGTTTACACCCTGTCCGTCCTGGCTAGAGATAGTGGCTCTCCCCCCTTGGAGTCCACGGCGATGGTGACGATCAGAGTCCTGGACCAGAACGACAATGCTCCGGTTTTCCTCACCCCGCACTTCTTCTTTTTCATCCCAGAGGATGTACCTCCGCTGGCCCAGGTAGGGAAGGTGGGGGTGTTGGACGCAGATGCAGGTCCCAATGGAGAGGTTGAGGTCAGAGTGTTGAACGGCAGCGTTGGCCCCTTCATCGTCGACAGCGCCCAGGGGACACTGCGCTGCACGGCCGGCCTTGACCGTGAGCGACAGGACCGCTACGAGTTACTTCTCCTCGCCACCGACAACGGCCGCCCGTCGCCGCTGACCTCCGTCGCCAGGGTAACGGTGTTCCTCGAGGACGTAAACGACAACCGGCCCAAGGTCGTCCTACCCAGCAGCAACCTGTCATGTCTACCCGTCTCCCTGGCGACTGCCACCGGCACCATGTTGACCAAGATCTACGCCGTCGACGAGGACTCAGGGTTAAACTCGGAGATCACATACACAGTCGCGGCACAGGAACCACCGGGATCGACGTCCCACCACGGCGGCAGAAGCCCTTTCAAGTTGGACGCACGGACAGGGAATGTGACCTTGGCCCAGAGGCTAATGGGTAAGGACCTAGGGATGCACCATTTGTTCATTGTGGTAAGTGACAGGGGGAAACCAGAGCCCCTCCACACCACTATTTGGGTCAATCTCCTGGTTAACGACACCTTGGAACCATGCCATTTAGAaaccacacccacaccacagCCCTACATACTGTCGAAGACCACCTCAGAGTCTTCCGCCTGCAACAGAGAGGCTGATAGGGAGGGACAAGCTCAGCAGATTTTTCTAATTGGTCTTGGCATGATGGGGGCATCGCTCTGCATGTTTCTGGGGACAGTCATTTTATACTTGAAACAGAGGAAGCGATCAAGAAGGAAACCAAAGGATAAGGTATTGGTCAATGGGGAGAATCAGATTCCTCTACGCATTCAAGACCAATATTACACAGGAGAAATGCTCTAA
- the plp1a gene encoding proteolipid protein 1a isoform X3 translates to MGCYDCCMKCLGGVPYISLVATLLCFSGIALFCGCGHQALTETERLIETYFARNLQDYITLAYLIQYFQYIIYGLASFFFLYCIVLLAEGFYTTSATKQTFGEFRSTMCGRCLSSTFILITYLLAVVWLLVFALSALPVYFFYNMDATCQTITLLTETPASINQLCIDARQYGLLPWNAVPGKACGITLSNVCKTREFHLTYELYIAAFAGAGITLLALLTYIVSTTYNFAVLRHTAPYTWLSDGCT, encoded by the exons ATGG GATGTTATGACTGCTGTATGAAGTGCCTGGGAGGAGTGCCCTACATCTCCCTGGTGGCCACACTCCTGTGTTTCTCGGGGATAGCTCTGTTCTGTGGCTGTGGCCACCAGGCCCTCACAGAGACGGAGAGACTCATCGAGACTTACTTCGCCCGCAACCTCCAGGACTACATTACACTTGCTTACCT CATTCAGTACTTTCAGTACATTATCTATGGCCTGGcctccttctttttcctctacTGCATCGTGCTGCTGGCTGAGGGCTTCTACACAACGAGCGCCACCAAGCAGACCTTCGGAGAGTTCCGGAGCACCATGTGTGGACGCTGCCTCAGTAGCACG TTCATTCTGATAACCTACCTTCTGGCGGTCGTGTGGCTGTTGGTGTTTGCCTTGTCTGCCCTGCCTGTCTACTTCTTCTACAACATGGATGCCACCTGTCAGACCATTACACTCCTCACCGAGACCCCTGCTAGCATCAACCAGCTATGTATTGATGCTAGGCAGTATG GGCTTCTACCGTGGAACGCAGTGCCAGGCAAAGCTTGTGGAATTACCCTGTCCAATGTCTGCAAAACCAGAGAG TTCCATCTGACCTATGAGCTGTACATTGCCGCGTTCGCTGGTGCTGGCATCACACTCTTGGCTCTG ctcaCCTACATTGTGTCCACCACCTATAACTTTGCAGTGCTGAG